The following proteins come from a genomic window of Gynuella sunshinyii YC6258:
- the aroA gene encoding 3-phosphoshikimate 1-carboxyvinyltransferase: MESLVLQPVHHVNGEVIIPGSKSLSNRILLLAALAKGTTTIRNLLDSDDIRHMLNALRSLGVNYELSDNKTTCHVTGLGHAFTSTEPLSLFLGNAGTAMRPLCAALCLGQGDFELTGEPRMEERPIGDLVDALSEAGARIEYLKNPGFPPVRIHANTLNGGNIKIKGNISSQFLTAMLMAAPMAQNSTHIEVIGELVSKPYIDITLKVMEQFGVVVHNHNYQSFSIAGGQTYRSPGSIMVEGDASSASYFLAAAAIAGGSVKVHGTGTASVQGDARFAEVLEQMGAKVTWSEEWIEVSRGELNGVDVDLNHIPDAAMTIATTALFAKGPTTIRNIYNWRVKETDRLAAMATELRKVGADVEEGEDYISIKPPSEIKPAIIDTYNDHRIAMCFSLVAFGNAAITINDPGCTSKTFPGYFDLFKSICS, encoded by the coding sequence GTGAAGTCATAATTCCCGGCTCAAAAAGCCTCTCTAATCGTATCCTGCTACTGGCAGCTCTGGCCAAAGGCACTACCACCATACGCAATCTGCTGGATAGCGATGACATTCGTCACATGCTTAATGCGTTGCGCTCGCTGGGTGTCAACTATGAGCTGAGCGATAACAAAACAACCTGTCACGTCACTGGTCTGGGCCATGCTTTTACCAGCACAGAACCGTTAAGCCTGTTCCTGGGCAATGCAGGTACTGCAATGCGACCATTGTGTGCCGCATTATGTCTTGGTCAGGGGGACTTTGAGCTGACCGGTGAACCACGCATGGAAGAACGCCCGATTGGTGACCTTGTCGATGCTCTCAGTGAAGCAGGCGCAAGGATTGAGTATTTAAAAAATCCGGGATTTCCACCAGTTCGGATACATGCCAATACCCTTAACGGTGGTAACATCAAAATAAAAGGCAATATCTCCAGCCAGTTTCTGACTGCGATGTTGATGGCCGCCCCCATGGCACAGAACAGCACTCATATCGAAGTCATCGGCGAACTGGTGAGTAAACCTTATATCGATATAACCTTGAAAGTCATGGAGCAATTCGGCGTTGTGGTACACAACCACAATTATCAGTCTTTCAGTATCGCAGGTGGACAAACCTATCGCTCGCCTGGAAGTATCATGGTGGAAGGAGATGCTTCATCCGCCAGCTATTTTCTTGCCGCCGCCGCCATTGCCGGTGGTTCAGTGAAGGTTCATGGTACCGGAACGGCGAGCGTTCAGGGCGATGCCCGATTTGCAGAAGTACTGGAACAGATGGGCGCCAAGGTGACCTGGAGTGAAGAATGGATTGAAGTGAGCCGTGGTGAACTCAATGGCGTTGATGTCGACCTCAATCATATTCCAGACGCAGCCATGACGATTGCCACCACAGCATTGTTTGCCAAAGGACCGACCACTATTCGCAACATTTATAATTGGCGGGTAAAAGAGACTGATCGGTTAGCAGCAATGGCAACAGAGCTCAGAAAAGTGGGGGCAGACGTTGAGGAAGGAGAAGACTACATCTCAATCAAGCCGCCATCTGAAATTAAGCCGGCGATCATTGATACCTATAATGATCACCGTATTGCCATGTGTTTTTCGCTGGTGGCATTCGGTAATGCAGCCATTACAATCAATGACCCAGGGTGTACATCAAAAACATTCCCTGGCTATTTTGATTTATTCAAAAGTATCTGTAGTTAA
- a CDS encoding GMP reductase encodes MHVEQELKLGFKDVLIRPKRSTLKSRSQVSLERTYTFRNSEQIWTGVPVIAANMDTTGTFEVSEALHNHQMITALHKHYTREQLKDFFARQSPKFFDHIAISTGTSDNDLQLIQASISDNPAIRFICIDVANGYSEHFIDFVKKVRSLFADKIIIAGNVVTGDITEELLLAGADIIKVGIGPGSVCTTRIKTGVGYPQLSAVIECADAAHGLGGHIISDGGCSCPGDIAKAFGAGADFVMIGGMFAGHDESGGELVEENGQQYKLFYGMSSDTAMTKYHGGIAEYRASEGKTVSVPYRGPIELTLQDILGGLRSTCTYVGASKLKELSKRTTFIRVQEQANTVFNK; translated from the coding sequence ATGCATGTCGAACAGGAACTCAAGCTTGGCTTTAAAGATGTCTTGATTCGTCCCAAACGCTCTACATTAAAAAGTCGTTCACAGGTGTCTCTTGAGCGGACATATACCTTCCGCAACAGTGAACAAATCTGGACTGGTGTTCCAGTCATTGCTGCCAATATGGATACCACCGGTACGTTTGAAGTATCTGAAGCCCTGCATAATCACCAGATGATCACTGCACTTCACAAACACTATACCCGGGAACAGCTAAAAGATTTTTTTGCCCGACAATCACCTAAATTCTTCGATCACATTGCTATCAGTACTGGTACTTCCGACAATGACCTGCAATTGATTCAGGCCTCGATCAGTGACAACCCTGCCATAAGATTTATCTGTATCGATGTGGCCAACGGCTATTCAGAACACTTTATAGACTTCGTCAAAAAAGTCAGATCATTGTTCGCAGATAAAATTATAATCGCCGGCAATGTAGTAACCGGTGATATCACCGAAGAGCTGTTATTAGCTGGTGCAGATATCATTAAAGTGGGAATTGGACCGGGCTCGGTCTGCACCACCCGCATTAAAACCGGTGTTGGTTATCCGCAATTGTCTGCTGTGATCGAATGTGCTGATGCCGCACATGGACTGGGAGGTCACATCATTTCTGATGGCGGTTGTTCGTGTCCGGGTGATATTGCCAAAGCGTTTGGCGCAGGCGCTGATTTTGTCATGATTGGTGGCATGTTTGCCGGTCACGATGAAAGCGGTGGAGAGCTGGTAGAAGAAAATGGCCAGCAATATAAACTGTTTTACGGTATGAGCTCTGATACCGCGATGACAAAGTATCATGGAGGCATCGCAGAATATCGTGCGTCTGAAGGTAAAACCGTCAGCGTACCCTATCGTGGCCCCATCGAACTGACATTACAGGACATTCTGGGAGGACTGCGCTCAACCTGTACCTATGTCGGTGCCAGCAAACTCAAAGAATTGAGCAAGCGGACCACATTTATCAGGGTTCAGGAGCAGGCCAACACAGTCTTTAATAAGTAA